A single genomic interval of bacterium harbors:
- a CDS encoding VWA domain-containing protein — MFLDLFYGLRDEGVPVGLQEWKMLMDAIAQGLHGSDLLRFYNLARACLIKSETYYDAFDRVFARVYKGVEGELSIEDEVLEWLRDPKNFKELTDEQREMLEHLTSDELMRRFLETLAEQDERHDGGGKWVGTGGRSPYGHGGEHPTGIRVGGESRNRSAMKIAEDRKFQDYRTDSTLDLRSTKLALKRLRQLTRVGPEDELDLDESIEETCKNAGEIELVFRPERRNNVRLLLLMDVGGTMDPYYEPMSRLLTALYEERGLREFRSYYFHNCIYEQVCTNASLLLRDSIPTGDLFRRYDERWKVVIVGDAAMHPSELLSRRGNINPRLESDTPGIDWLRRIDNHFLRKVWLNPDPRSTWQSSRTCRVVEDVFPMYPLSVDGIAAAVKSLVGARQAAA; from the coding sequence ATGTTCCTTGATCTCTTCTACGGACTGCGGGACGAAGGTGTCCCGGTCGGTCTGCAGGAATGGAAAATGCTCATGGACGCGATCGCCCAGGGGCTACACGGCTCCGATCTGCTGCGCTTCTACAATCTGGCGCGCGCCTGCCTGATCAAGAGCGAGACCTACTACGACGCCTTCGACCGCGTCTTCGCGCGGGTCTACAAGGGAGTCGAAGGCGAGCTTTCAATCGAAGACGAAGTCCTGGAATGGCTGCGGGATCCGAAGAACTTCAAAGAACTCACCGATGAGCAGCGCGAGATGCTCGAGCACCTGACGAGCGATGAATTGATGCGGCGCTTCCTGGAGACCCTGGCGGAGCAGGACGAGCGCCACGATGGCGGTGGCAAGTGGGTCGGGACGGGCGGCCGTTCACCCTACGGGCACGGCGGAGAACATCCCACTGGGATTCGCGTGGGCGGTGAGAGTCGCAATCGCTCCGCGATGAAGATCGCGGAAGACCGCAAGTTCCAGGACTATCGCACCGACTCGACCCTCGACCTGCGCAGCACGAAGCTGGCACTGAAACGCCTGCGTCAATTGACCCGAGTCGGCCCCGAGGACGAACTCGATCTCGACGAATCCATCGAAGAGACCTGCAAGAACGCGGGCGAGATCGAACTGGTCTTCCGCCCGGAGCGCAGGAACAATGTGCGCCTATTGCTGCTCATGGATGTAGGGGGAACCATGGATCCCTACTACGAACCGATGAGTCGCCTGCTGACCGCGCTATACGAAGAGCGCGGACTGCGCGAGTTTCGTTCCTACTATTTTCACAACTGCATCTACGAACAGGTGTGCACGAATGCGAGTCTCCTGCTCCGGGATTCGATCCCGACCGGCGATCTCTTCCGACGTTACGACGAGCGCTGGAAGGTCGTCATCGTCGGTGACGCGGCCATGCACCCCTCGGAGCTGCTTTCGAGACGGGGCAATATCAACCCGCGACTGGAGTCGGATACCCCGGGAATCGACTGGCTGCGGCGCATCGACAATCACTTCCTGCGCAAGGTCTGGCTGAACCCGGACCCCCGATCGACCTGGCAGAGCAGTCGCACCTGCCGCGTCGTCGAAGATGTCTTCCCGATGTACCCGCTCAGCGTGGACGGCATCGCCGCGGCCGTAAAGTCCCTCGTGGGAGCTCGACAGGCCGCAGCCTAG
- a CDS encoding MoxR family ATPase, protein MPEESDFNKFTGTEGYVVSGPLVEAVNCAIALERPLLIKGEPGTGKTLLARHVSEGLGLPMESWHIKSTSKTSDGLYVYDTVQRLNDARFGDGTVSDIRSYIKLGPLGRVFKSEDRHVLLIDEIDKADLEFPNDILLELDEMRFTVMETGDEIKASQRPVVIITSNNEKELPDAFLRRCVFHFIDFPERDLMKKIIDVHHPNLDVTLLDQVLIKFYWLREISDLRKRPSTSELIDWISALLRSGISVEQVRQQIPFLGSLLKNEQDTEALTEFNSRGGVLPKDWSELGPKYNQ, encoded by the coding sequence ATGCCCGAAGAATCTGACTTCAATAAGTTCACAGGCACCGAGGGATATGTGGTCTCAGGACCGCTCGTAGAGGCCGTGAACTGCGCGATCGCGCTCGAGCGTCCGTTGCTAATCAAAGGCGAACCGGGCACGGGCAAGACCCTTCTGGCGAGACACGTCTCCGAGGGACTCGGTCTACCGATGGAATCCTGGCATATCAAGTCCACCTCGAAGACCTCGGACGGACTCTACGTCTACGACACGGTACAGCGCCTCAACGATGCCCGCTTCGGAGACGGCACGGTTTCGGACATCCGTTCCTACATCAAGCTGGGACCGCTCGGACGAGTTTTCAAATCGGAAGACCGCCATGTCCTTTTGATCGATGAGATCGACAAGGCCGACCTCGAGTTCCCCAATGACATCCTGCTGGAACTCGATGAGATGCGCTTCACCGTCATGGAGACCGGAGACGAGATCAAGGCCAGCCAGCGCCCTGTCGTGATCATCACGTCGAATAACGAAAAAGAGCTGCCGGATGCCTTCCTGAGACGCTGCGTGTTTCACTTCATCGATTTCCCCGAGAGAGATCTCATGAAGAAGATCATCGATGTCCACCATCCGAATCTCGACGTCACCCTGCTCGATCAGGTCCTGATCAAGTTCTACTGGCTTCGCGAGATCTCCGATCTGCGCAAGAGACCCTCGACCTCTGAACTGATCGACTGGATCTCGGCTTTGCTGCGCTCTGGAATCTCGGTCGAGCAGGTCCGGCAGCAGATCCCCTTCCTGGGATCCTTGCTCAAGAACGAGCAGGACACCGAGGCTCTGACGGAGTTCAACTCCCGCGGCGGCGTGTTGCCCAAAGACTGGAGTGAACTAGGCCCCAAGTACAACCAGTAG
- a CDS encoding MFS transporter, with product MTEAARRNDGDPESPRAGRLELASGQIALYGAVNLPTSVVGLPIALYIPAFYSENLGLSLAAVGGLIALSRLTDVLTDPLIGTLSDNWNTRFGRRKPWMLCGTPLKLLALWMLFVPDSRFAHAIWSGLGGDPSGGISNIYFFVWISALYLGFTLVDLPYRAWGAELSSDYDGRSRVTGWREAFGYCGTLMSLIIPLLLAFAFERPGASNALFGVAVAVVILMPILTAPALMFVKEPDSEPVRSERVGTIEGLRIVWRNEPFRRLVICLLFFVAAISMTASLSFFFVRRVMLEPFDRYAFFILAYYLSSTLAIPIWLRISARLGKHRTVVLGIGWLSLWSAFIPLLGPGDFWIFFVLMLLKGSSIGALAFLPTSMAADIVDLDTLQTGEQRTGLYFSIWGMFNKAAVALGVLIATNGVAWFGFDPSSETNDATARMAVAYLYSVVPAGLACIALPLLWRYPLTREVQAETRARIEREQNAS from the coding sequence ATGACGGAGGCCGCGCGCAGAAACGATGGCGATCCCGAATCCCCGCGGGCGGGTCGGCTCGAACTCGCGAGCGGCCAGATCGCACTCTACGGCGCGGTCAACCTACCGACCTCCGTGGTCGGGTTGCCGATTGCGCTCTACATCCCGGCCTTCTATTCGGAGAATCTGGGTCTCTCGCTCGCCGCCGTAGGTGGGCTCATCGCGTTGTCTCGCCTGACGGATGTGTTGACCGATCCCTTGATCGGAACGCTTTCCGACAACTGGAACACGCGCTTCGGAAGGCGCAAGCCGTGGATGCTCTGCGGAACTCCGCTCAAGCTCCTGGCGTTGTGGATGCTCTTCGTACCCGACAGTCGCTTTGCGCACGCAATCTGGAGTGGTCTGGGCGGCGACCCCTCGGGTGGCATCAGCAATATCTATTTCTTCGTCTGGATCAGCGCGCTCTATCTGGGTTTCACACTCGTCGATCTGCCCTATCGGGCCTGGGGTGCGGAACTGTCCAGCGATTACGACGGTCGTTCGCGCGTGACCGGCTGGCGCGAGGCGTTCGGTTACTGCGGCACGCTGATGTCGTTGATCATTCCGCTCTTGCTGGCGTTCGCCTTCGAGCGACCCGGGGCGTCGAATGCGCTGTTTGGTGTGGCGGTCGCGGTCGTGATTCTGATGCCGATCCTGACCGCGCCCGCGCTGATGTTCGTGAAGGAGCCAGACTCCGAGCCCGTTCGCTCCGAACGCGTGGGCACGATCGAGGGGCTTCGCATCGTGTGGCGCAACGAACCGTTTCGTCGTCTGGTGATCTGCCTGCTCTTCTTCGTGGCTGCGATCAGCATGACGGCTTCGCTGTCGTTCTTCTTCGTGCGCCGGGTGATGCTGGAGCCGTTCGATCGCTACGCCTTCTTCATTCTGGCCTACTATCTTTCGAGCACGCTCGCCATACCAATCTGGCTGCGCATCTCTGCACGACTGGGTAAGCACCGCACGGTGGTGCTTGGGATCGGCTGGCTCTCGCTGTGGAGCGCTTTCATTCCGCTGCTCGGTCCGGGCGACTTCTGGATCTTCTTCGTCCTCATGCTGCTCAAGGGCTCGTCGATCGGCGCCCTGGCTTTCCTGCCCACGTCGATGGCGGCCGATATCGTGGATCTCGACACCCTGCAAACCGGCGAGCAGCGCACGGGTCTGTACTTCTCGATCTGGGGCATGTTCAACAAGGCGGCCGTCGCCCTCGGCGTGCTCATCGCCACCAATGGTGTGGCCTGGTTCGGGTTCGACCCGTCGAGTGAGACCAACGACGCGACCGCGCGAATGGCCGTTGCCTACCTGTACAGTGTGGTACCGGCCGGACTGGCCTGCATCGCCCTGCCGCTTCTCTGGCGCTACCCGTTGACGCGCGAGGTCCAGGCCGAAACTCGCGCGCGGATCGAAAGGGAGCAAAACGCATCATGA
- a CDS encoding alkaline phosphatase family protein yields the protein MSLFRRVLVSVLSVLLLAVLWFAYTAIAPYDLPESRLLQTGRPFQVEVPTRQNDGRRVIVFVFDGLSPATVAAADTPHLDRMAREGAHTHEMMPVFPSLSLPNHFTLSTGCYPARHGIVSNHFHDPERGFYGVKGDADWILECEPLHVVAERQGIRSAVFGWVGNTSSSRGQLASIAEPFRVPVPSPEQQADAIIAQLDADLSPGLIAAYVTEPDSTAHSDGPTGQATLEMAHQVDAQIGRVLAAIEERGLSQRVSLIVTTDHGMVDVKGMLNVDGIVREAGVKARVVGEGVMGHLYLDDPEERESARQALAGGEHYTVLDPTNPPSYARIGHHSRLGDLVIVPDEGYWLADLAHFPWFLRWASYVSGELIESERFKGMHGYDPEKVPGVRSVFYAWGAQVPPGIELQEMRSIDVHPTVTFLLGIQPGSPIDGRAHSEIARGL from the coding sequence ATGAGTCTGTTTCGTCGAGTGCTCGTCTCAGTGCTTTCAGTCCTGCTTCTCGCCGTGCTCTGGTTCGCCTATACCGCGATCGCACCCTATGACCTGCCGGAATCGCGCCTCCTGCAAACAGGAAGACCCTTCCAGGTCGAGGTGCCCACCCGCCAGAACGATGGCCGCAGGGTCATCGTATTCGTGTTCGACGGTCTGTCTCCCGCCACCGTCGCGGCGGCGGATACTCCCCACCTCGACAGGATGGCGAGGGAAGGTGCGCACACACACGAGATGATGCCGGTGTTTCCCAGCCTTTCGCTGCCCAATCACTTCACGCTTTCCACGGGCTGTTATCCGGCTCGTCACGGGATCGTTTCCAATCACTTCCACGATCCGGAACGCGGCTTCTACGGTGTCAAAGGCGATGCGGATTGGATCCTCGAGTGCGAACCCCTGCACGTGGTGGCCGAACGGCAGGGGATTCGTTCCGCAGTGTTTGGCTGGGTTGGCAATACATCCTCCAGTCGCGGTCAACTCGCGAGTATTGCCGAACCGTTCCGCGTGCCCGTGCCAAGTCCGGAGCAGCAAGCGGATGCGATCATCGCGCAACTCGATGCGGATCTCTCGCCGGGTCTCATCGCCGCTTATGTCACGGAACCCGATTCAACGGCCCACTCCGACGGACCGACGGGGCAGGCCACGCTCGAAATGGCACATCAGGTGGATGCACAGATCGGGCGCGTGCTCGCGGCCATCGAGGAGCGCGGTCTGAGTCAACGGGTCAGCCTGATCGTGACGACGGATCACGGCATGGTCGACGTCAAAGGCATGCTCAATGTGGACGGCATCGTGCGCGAGGCGGGCGTCAAGGCGCGCGTGGTCGGCGAGGGTGTCATGGGACATCTCTATCTCGACGATCCAGAAGAACGGGAATCGGCCCGGCAGGCGCTTGCAGGTGGCGAGCACTACACGGTCCTGGACCCGACGAATCCGCCCAGCTATGCGCGGATTGGCCACCACTCTCGTCTGGGTGATCTGGTGATCGTACCCGACGAAGGTTACTGGCTGGCTGATCTGGCTCACTTTCCCTGGTTCTTGCGTTGGGCGAGCTATGTGAGTGGTGAGCTGATTGAAAGCGAACGCTTCAAGGGCATGCACGGTTACGATCCCGAAAAGGTTCCCGGTGTTCGATCTGTTTTCTACGCCTGGGGAGCTCAAGTGCCCCCGGGTATCGAGTTGCAGGAGATGCGCAGTATCGACGTGCATCCAACCGTGACCTTCCTGCTCGGAATCCAGCCCGGTTCGCCGATCGACGGTCGCGCGCACAGCGAAATCGCAAGAGGGCTCTGA
- a CDS encoding SDR family oxidoreductase encodes MSVKDRKIAFITGAASGIGRATAECFAAQGWWIGAADLNTEGLEKLREVLGKDNCRTWKLDVTDKSAYDAVVAELADETGGQLDLLYNNAGIGAGGFFEDVPIEVSLKIVDVNLIGVINGIYAALPLLKATPNSLCFSTSSSAATYGAPHLAVYAATKFAVKGLTEALAVELSRCGVRVADVLPGLIDTPILSESPLYIDGKKQPTEGRMVGADAPKEGPFRLVSPDMVAEAVWRCYEGDPRMHWYVPDGIEDIDKAKAASPEGMRDTRIAMQKAGAAARQGKSEE; translated from the coding sequence ATGAGTGTCAAAGACCGGAAGATTGCTTTCATCACAGGTGCCGCGAGTGGGATCGGGCGGGCCACGGCCGAATGCTTCGCTGCGCAAGGTTGGTGGATTGGTGCCGCGGATCTGAACACTGAAGGCCTCGAAAAGCTGCGCGAAGTGCTCGGCAAGGACAATTGCCGAACCTGGAAGCTGGACGTAACCGACAAGTCGGCCTACGACGCAGTCGTCGCCGAGCTCGCCGACGAGACGGGTGGCCAACTCGATCTGCTCTACAACAACGCCGGGATCGGTGCTGGCGGATTCTTCGAGGATGTTCCGATCGAGGTGAGCCTGAAGATCGTCGATGTCAATCTCATCGGCGTCATCAACGGGATCTACGCCGCGTTGCCGCTGCTCAAGGCCACGCCCAACAGCTTGTGCTTCAGCACCTCATCGTCGGCGGCCACCTATGGTGCACCCCATCTCGCCGTCTACGCGGCGACCAAGTTCGCGGTGAAGGGCTTGACCGAGGCGCTGGCCGTCGAGCTTTCGCGTTGTGGCGTTCGGGTTGCAGACGTGCTGCCCGGGCTCATCGACACACCGATCCTCAGCGAATCTCCGCTCTACATCGATGGCAAGAAGCAGCCCACGGAAGGTCGCATGGTAGGCGCCGACGCACCCAAGGAAGGTCCGTTCCGCCTGGTTTCACCCGACATGGTTGCCGAGGCCGTGTGGCGCTGCTACGAGGGCGATCCGCGCATGCACTGGTACGTGCCCGACGGAATCGAAGACATCGACAAGGCGAAGGCCGCTTCTCCCGAAGGCATGCGCGACACGCGCATCGCGATGCAGAAGGCGGGCGCCGCTGCTCGCCAAGGCAAGTCGGAAGAGTGA